In Anolis sagrei isolate rAnoSag1 chromosome 5, rAnoSag1.mat, whole genome shotgun sequence, the DNA window CAGGGTcttttctgaagtcactcctaaATGCTGGAATTCTCCAAAGACATGTTTTGCCTAAAAATTACAGTTACTATATATTTAGGGCCACAATACAAAGGCATTTCAAATCCTTCAGTGTTTTACATTTGGATACAATGTTTTCTGgatttgttgggttgttgtaagtttttcagggtgtatggccatgtaccagaagcactctctcctgatgttttgcctggatctatggcaggcatcctcagaggttgtgaggtcctcacaacctctgagactttataacctctgaggatgcctgccatagatgaaggcgaaatgtcaggagagaatgcttctggaacatggccatacagcctgaataacatacaacaacccagtgattctggatatgaaagacttcaacaatacatttttttgtaattgtttctagtgtcttttaattatttaaattcatagaaatgccttaaataaatagGAAATTTGAAACATTACATTGGCAACTTACCTAGTACTTAAAGTGGGATATGGGAGAGGCAacctcccccgccccccccccccccaagaaaaccCCCCACAGAATTCAACAGAATAAAACTAACAAGGAAAAGTGAAAGAAGTATGTTTATCAGAAGGTCAAAGTGTCAATTATAAAATCTCACAGACAATTGATCTACATGCCCTGCtccttattattactatatatagtTGGCACAAGACCTATTAAAAAGTGTAAAGCTGGATAAATTTTACATGAATACGCAGTAGAGAGGAACTCTAACACTCCAATGCCACAATCATCAGTTTGCCTAATTCTGACTGTAGAAGTAACATAGCTATTCAAACCATTCAGCAAAATATTTACCTGTAATTCTTCATCTGTTAATTTTTCTCCAAGCTCCTTGGAAACTTGCTTGAGGTTTTTAAAGGAGATCTTTCCTGTGCCATCTTCATCAAACAACCGGAAAGCCTTCAGGATTTCTTCCTGGGTGTCTTTTTCActcttaaaaaaataagaaaagagggattttaaaacaaaatctcCAATGATGCCTTCCAACTACTGTATCTAATAATAAGATTATATGCTACTTGCTTTACCATTTTTTTGGTCATCATGGTCAAGAAATCTTCAAACTCTATGACGCTGCTTCCCTCTTTTCCAAGCTCCGCAATCATCTTTCTAATTTCCTCTTTCTTTGGCTCAAAGCCAAGGGCACGCATTGCAACCTGCaacagaatttttatttatttaccctatttatacctcacccttctcaaccgTGAAGGGGAgtcaagacggctttacacataaGCAACTATTAAATGccttaaaataacaaaaataaacattaaaattaatatgcaTTAAAACATTTTCAAACATTACATTCGTTATTAAAACCATGCCGTCCACAATCGTAATCCGAGGCCATTCCagtaatcattgcacatattccgtaTCCTTCTATTGCATTACAATTACTCTCCAAAGgtttgatcccaaagccacattttcactttacttctaaaggccaggagggaggggactgatgtAATGtcaccggggagggagttccacagctgaggggccaccactaagaaggccctgtctctcatccccaccagtcacacctgtgaaggaggtgggactgagagcagagcctccccagatgaacttaatctctgaggtggttcatagggggaatttaattcggacaggtaagctgagccagaaccgttaagggctttataggctgaagccTCTGAAGCTGTCTATctagagtgctttgaatgtgccttct includes these proteins:
- the LOC132776873 gene encoding uncharacterized protein yields the protein MASSHKKITPSTAQRKKSGLKHELSEDQKQEVKEAFDLFDTEGNGTIDIKELKVAMRALGFEPKKEEIRKMIAELGKEGSSVIEFEDFLTMMTKKMSEKDTQEEILKAFRLFDEDGTGKISFKNLKQVSKELGEKLTDEELQEMIDEADRDGDGEINEQEFLRIMKKTALY